The Pseudomonas orientalis genome contains a region encoding:
- a CDS encoding MFS transporter: MSANSTALRLLVVIQLVSMGAMEMSGPFWPLQIQKLLGTANAHYTGLLSSLVYAGPMMAAMILTPMWGRLGDRTGHKPMIIRALLALAVCQALAAVTYDPWLLVLIRVAQGALAGFIAAAQAYALACCGDGGRGHILARLQSATAVGSLAGPVLGGWLMDISGFALLCYSATAVCLMCAIISVFLPSDSPRSRPALTSKPAALPKGWLGAMLGIIVLIQAAKMMPQPFYALYVADVLHAPAWLIGASYAASALTLALSAPLWGRLFDRHSPARTLHIIEWVTWFCALTLAFTAMAGEWLGFLASRLLWGVWQGALLPVAYTLIANTVAPSQQGFALGMGNSAAKAGALCGALLGGIGMAMVGLAHSFWLVALTYALAAVGIRAIRAFTRTPQMSDFSVNTNNSKARS, encoded by the coding sequence ATGTCGGCTAACAGCACTGCGCTGCGCTTGCTGGTGGTGATTCAGCTGGTGTCGATGGGCGCCATGGAAATGAGCGGGCCTTTCTGGCCCTTGCAGATCCAGAAGCTGCTCGGCACTGCCAACGCCCACTACACCGGCCTGCTTTCTTCGCTGGTGTACGCCGGGCCGATGATGGCGGCGATGATCCTCACGCCCATGTGGGGGCGCCTGGGTGACCGTACCGGCCACAAGCCGATGATCATCCGCGCGTTGCTGGCGCTGGCGGTATGCCAGGCGCTGGCCGCCGTCACCTACGACCCTTGGCTGCTGGTGCTCATCCGTGTGGCGCAAGGCGCGTTGGCCGGCTTCATCGCGGCGGCCCAGGCTTATGCGCTGGCGTGCTGCGGCGACGGCGGCCGCGGACATATTCTGGCACGGCTGCAATCAGCCACCGCCGTGGGCTCCCTGGCCGGGCCGGTGCTGGGTGGCTGGCTGATGGATATATCCGGTTTCGCTTTGCTGTGCTACAGCGCCACCGCAGTCTGCCTGATGTGCGCAATAATCAGCGTGTTCCTGCCCAGCGATTCACCACGCTCCAGACCTGCGCTCACGTCCAAGCCCGCTGCACTTCCCAAAGGTTGGCTTGGCGCGATGCTGGGAATCATCGTATTGATCCAGGCCGCCAAGATGATGCCGCAACCGTTCTATGCCTTGTATGTCGCCGATGTTCTGCACGCGCCCGCGTGGCTGATCGGCGCCAGCTACGCCGCCAGCGCGCTGACCCTGGCGCTGTCCGCGCCGTTGTGGGGGCGCTTGTTTGACCGGCACTCACCCGCGCGCACGCTACACATCATCGAATGGGTCACCTGGTTCTGCGCCCTGACCCTGGCCTTCACGGCCATGGCCGGGGAATGGTTGGGGTTCCTTGCCAGCCGCCTGCTGTGGGGCGTATGGCAGGGTGCGTTGCTGCCGGTCGCCTACACCTTGATCGCCAACACCGTTGCCCCCAGCCAGCAGGGATTTGCCTTGGGCATGGGCAACAGCGCCGCCAAGGCCGGTGCGTTGTGCGGTGCGCTGCTGGGTGGCATCGGCATGGCAATGGTGGGCCTGGCGCACAGCTTCTGGCTGGTGGCACTGACGTACGCCCTGGCTGCCGTGGGCATCCGCGCGATTCGTGCGTTCACCCGCACACCTCAAATGTCCGATTTTTCTGTCAATACTAATAACTCAAAGGCAAGGTCATGA